A genomic segment from Rickettsia endosymbiont of Lasioglossum villosulum encodes:
- the mraZ gene encoding division/cell wall cluster transcriptional repressor MraZ gives MNIFLSKFINNNIDKKGRVSVPANYRAVLGKEAFNGIIAYPSIRNNCIEACGISHIEKLRQMIESLDPYSEERDAFETIIFGEAVQLSFDGEGRVILPASLMQHAGIEDQVCFVGKGVIFEIWQPQNFKDYLASAQKLAHEKRLTLRNTN, from the coding sequence ATGAATATATTTTTATCGAAATTTATCAATAATAATATTGATAAAAAGGGTAGGGTATCAGTACCGGCAAATTACCGAGCGGTATTAGGGAAAGAAGCATTTAATGGGATAATTGCTTATCCATCGATTAGAAATAATTGTATAGAAGCTTGCGGTATATCCCATATTGAGAAACTAAGACAGATGATTGAGTCGCTTGATCCGTATTCTGAAGAGCGTGATGCTTTTGAGACTATAATATTTGGTGAAGCTGTACAGCTTTCATTTGATGGGGAGGGCAGAGTGATATTGCCCGCATCTTTAATGCAGCATGCGGGGATTGAGGATCAAGTATGTTTTGTAGGTAAAGGAGTAATTTTTGAAATTTGGCAACCGCAAAATTTCAAGGATTATTTAGCTTCTGCTCAAAAGCTTGCCCACGAGAAACGTTTAACTTTAAGGAATACGAATTGA
- the rsmH gene encoding 16S rRNA (cytosine(1402)-N(4))-methyltransferase RsmH, with amino-acid sequence MQQPHIPVMLNEMLKFLAPKAGESYLDCTFGAGGYSKALLENCDCYVTALDRDPNVIKKAEEIKHNYKDRFDFVETNFGNCFAKLESKKFDGIVLDLGVSSMQLDIPDRGFSFLHDGPLDMRMSGQGLSAEEFINTAEEKELADVIYKYGDETFSRRIAKKIVEVRKAARIDSTGKLADIVRSCIGFRKGKIDPATKTFQAIRIYINNELGELEQFLANVKNILKKDGRLVVVSFHSLEDRIVKNFFKENSEKPVARSKYAKEDVILNPDKWLKIITNKAEIPSDKEISLNVRARSAKLRAAKKI; translated from the coding sequence ATGCAACAGCCTCATATACCCGTAATGTTAAACGAGATGCTGAAGTTTTTAGCACCAAAAGCCGGTGAATCCTACTTAGATTGTACGTTTGGGGCAGGGGGATATAGTAAAGCGTTATTAGAAAACTGTGATTGTTATGTCACAGCTTTGGATCGTGATCCAAATGTCATTAAGAAAGCAGAAGAGATAAAACATAATTATAAAGATAGATTTGATTTTGTAGAAACAAATTTTGGTAATTGTTTTGCAAAGCTCGAATCAAAAAAATTTGACGGCATAGTGCTTGATTTAGGTGTTTCTTCTATGCAACTTGATATACCAGATCGTGGATTTTCGTTTTTACATGACGGACCTTTAGATATGCGTATGAGTGGGCAGGGGCTTAGTGCCGAAGAGTTTATAAATACCGCAGAAGAAAAAGAGCTTGCGGATGTAATTTATAAATATGGTGATGAGACTTTTTCCCGAAGGATTGCTAAGAAAATTGTAGAAGTAAGAAAAGCCGCAAGGATTGACAGTACTGGAAAGTTAGCTGATATAGTGCGTAGCTGCATAGGTTTTAGAAAAGGTAAAATTGACCCTGCAACTAAGACTTTTCAAGCCATCAGGATTTATATAAATAACGAACTTGGAGAGCTTGAGCAGTTCTTAGCGAATGTAAAAAATATACTAAAAAAAGATGGTCGTTTAGTTGTTGTTTCGTTTCATTCGTTAGAAGACAGAATAGTTAAGAATTTTTTCAAAGAAAATTCAGAAAAGCCAGTAGCAAGGTCAAAATACGCTAAAGAAGATGTTATATTGAACCCGGATAAATGGCTTAAGATTATTACTAATAAAGCGGAAATACCATCAGATAAAGAGATATCTCTAAATGTAAGGGCAAGATCAGCAAAATTAAGAGCAGCGAAGAAAATATAA
- a CDS encoding penicillin-binding protein 2: MKQILEKWKPDIKSLIFWNVCSKNTKIRLLIVIGAFSVLFCTLSYRLIIVATNVYDKNLHALKKSSQFRKEIVDRNDNLLAVNLPSASLFANPQIVIDPENSVKKIAEILPDINKAKLLADLKSNKSFIWVKRDLLPSQQERIMSLGLLGFDFEEEQKRIYTFSNLSSHIVGYVGRDMAGLSGLELAYDKYLTNSDLDLNKPGKQKEPLKLSIDIRLQSILSEEIDKTLKQFSAIGAVGIIANPNNGEILALVSKPDFDPHYPSAAKPQQLFNMASLGIYEIGSVFKSLTMAVGFDTGAINMNDAYDISYMKVGGFQIKDYTPRQGWHSVPDIFLHSSNIGVSQIMLEVGKNNFRKYLKKLGLLDQVQIELPERGTPLFPSEKRWNELTSATMSYGYSISISPLHFVRAMLPVVNGGILYDLTLLKRDDEKVEGTRVFSENTSKKMRQLFRTVVKDGTGKRAEVKGYLIGGKTGTAEKLSSNASKKKYLKNSRTTSFLGLLPASKPEYVIYIMIDEPKPTKETFGFATAGWTAAPTAGRVFERMISLYGLEPIEQIGEVVE; this comes from the coding sequence ATGAAACAGATTTTAGAAAAGTGGAAACCTGATATTAAGAGTTTAATATTTTGGAATGTTTGTAGTAAAAATACAAAAATCCGATTATTGATAGTTATTGGTGCTTTTTCTGTTCTTTTCTGTACTTTATCTTACAGGCTTATAATAGTTGCTACTAATGTTTATGATAAAAACCTCCACGCTCTAAAAAAGAGTAGCCAGTTTAGAAAAGAAATAGTTGATCGTAACGATAATTTGCTTGCTGTAAACTTACCATCTGCGTCATTATTTGCCAATCCGCAAATAGTAATTGATCCCGAAAATTCCGTAAAAAAAATAGCTGAGATTCTGCCCGATATCAACAAGGCTAAACTACTTGCTGATCTTAAATCCAATAAAAGTTTTATATGGGTTAAAAGAGATTTATTGCCTAGTCAGCAAGAAAGAATAATGAGTCTTGGGTTGCTTGGTTTTGATTTTGAAGAAGAACAAAAGCGTATTTACACATTTTCTAACTTATCATCTCATATTGTGGGCTATGTTGGTAGAGATATGGCGGGGCTTAGTGGACTCGAACTTGCTTATGATAAATATTTAACTAATTCCGATCTTGATTTGAATAAACCAGGAAAGCAGAAAGAGCCGCTTAAATTATCAATTGATATTAGGTTGCAAAGTATCTTGAGCGAAGAAATCGACAAGACTTTAAAGCAATTCAGTGCTATAGGAGCGGTGGGTATTATTGCGAATCCTAATAATGGTGAGATTCTAGCTTTAGTTAGTAAACCGGATTTTGATCCGCATTATCCAAGTGCTGCAAAGCCTCAGCAGCTTTTTAATATGGCAAGCCTTGGAATTTACGAAATAGGTTCGGTATTTAAATCTTTGACTATGGCGGTTGGTTTTGATACTGGTGCAATAAATATGAATGATGCTTATGATATAAGCTATATGAAAGTCGGTGGTTTTCAGATTAAGGATTATACCCCAAGACAAGGGTGGCATAGTGTACCAGATATTTTTCTGCATTCTTCAAACATCGGCGTAAGTCAGATTATGCTTGAAGTAGGTAAAAATAATTTCAGGAAATATTTAAAGAAATTAGGTTTGCTAGATCAAGTGCAAATAGAATTGCCGGAGCGAGGTACTCCTCTTTTTCCTTCAGAAAAAAGATGGAATGAATTAACTAGTGCTACTATGTCTTATGGTTATAGTATTTCAATTAGTCCTTTACATTTTGTTAGGGCAATGCTACCTGTTGTAAATGGCGGTATTTTATACGATCTTACTTTGTTAAAAAGAGATGATGAAAAAGTTGAGGGGACAAGAGTATTTAGCGAAAATACTTCAAAGAAAATGAGGCAGCTATTTAGAACTGTGGTAAAAGATGGAACAGGTAAAAGGGCAGAGGTAAAAGGATATTTGATTGGCGGAAAAACCGGTACTGCTGAGAAATTATCAAGCAATGCTAGTAAAAAGAAATATCTTAAAAATAGCCGTACTACTTCATTTTTGGGATTACTGCCAGCCTCAAAGCCTGAATATGTCATCTATATTATGATTGATGAGCCAAAACCTACTAAAGAAACGTTTGGTTTTGCAACAGCTGGTTGGACTGCTGCACCTACCGCCGGAAGAGTGTTTGAACGCATGATATCGCTGTACGGCTTAGAGCCAATAGAACAAATAGGGGAGGTGGTGGAGTAA
- a CDS encoding MFS transporter, producing the protein MLGYAKEQRKFGRDQKQAISLLSIGSFLEYFDLMLYVHMSVLLNKIFFSPDNTYSVKILSAFAYCSTFVFSPFGSILFGWIGDNIGRKPTIIITTILMSCTCIGMAILPSYDEIGFTATVLVTLFRAIQGISSNTEVTGAELYLTETIKPPLQYPAVTSFTVSTALGTMAALGVAKLVTSTDLNWRYAFLFGAFVAITGTMARTTLKETPDFVDAKRRLQLAIEKIGIDPKKIENNDIVKERTNLKCFFPFIMQNLTPSYIMLIQLYFLIFAPTATPAKAIFYKHFPVFKRFTHTSFTYAMSRALMLLITSFGLAYLTEYFGYWGILMIMIPVTIGYYFGLRHFENLDKR; encoded by the coding sequence ATGCTAGGTTATGCAAAAGAGCAAAGAAAGTTTGGTAGAGATCAAAAACAAGCTATAAGTTTATTATCAATAGGTAGTTTTCTTGAATATTTTGACTTGATGTTATATGTGCATATGTCAGTACTACTAAATAAAATATTCTTTTCTCCAGATAATACTTATTCTGTAAAAATATTATCAGCTTTTGCTTATTGTTCAACTTTTGTTTTTAGTCCTTTTGGCTCCATTCTTTTTGGTTGGATAGGGGACAATATAGGACGTAAACCGACAATTATTATTACTACTATATTAATGTCCTGTACTTGTATAGGTATGGCTATTCTACCATCTTATGATGAGATAGGTTTTACTGCTACTGTTTTAGTTACGCTTTTTCGTGCAATTCAAGGTATTTCATCTAATACGGAAGTTACGGGTGCTGAACTTTATTTGACAGAAACAATAAAGCCTCCTTTGCAATATCCAGCAGTAACATCGTTTACAGTTTCTACTGCGTTAGGAACAATGGCAGCTCTTGGTGTTGCAAAGCTTGTAACTTCAACAGATCTTAATTGGCGTTATGCTTTCTTATTTGGAGCATTTGTAGCTATTACCGGCACTATGGCACGAACAACACTTAAAGAAACGCCTGATTTTGTTGATGCAAAAAGACGGTTACAATTAGCTATAGAAAAAATCGGAATAGATCCTAAAAAAATTGAAAATAATGACATTGTAAAAGAAAGAACAAATTTAAAATGCTTTTTTCCTTTTATAATGCAAAATCTGACGCCTTCTTATATAATGTTAATTCAATTATATTTTCTTATATTTGCTCCTACAGCTACTCCTGCTAAAGCAATTTTTTATAAACATTTTCCAGTATTTAAACGTTTTACGCATACTAGCTTTACATATGCTATGTCTCGTGCATTAATGCTCTTAATAACTTCATTCGGTCTTGCTTATTTAACAGAATATTTTGGTTATTGGGGAATATTAATGATTATGATACCGGTGACAATAGGCTATTATTTTGGATTACGTCACTTCGAAAATTTAGACAAGAGATAA
- a CDS encoding HD domain-containing protein codes for MEDLSSWKEKFEECIYAKKLLNKLDYLNTKVANPVNLEEIKKAIYYARKYHGSQMRKSGDPYYSHPIEVAIMVAEFTAMEVPKLYTSVMMQAALLHDTIEDTALTEEMITEIFGEEVAKHVEGLTRIKPYGKITAEESLNLLAKQKRYDTALIKLFDRIHNVQTLGVKSPEKAQKIIEETITDFLVVAAHLEVLSIENKLYNVCYNFIQNNNIISKLDNNYLLSKFSK; via the coding sequence ATGGAAGATTTAAGCTCTTGGAAAGAAAAGTTTGAAGAATGCATTTATGCTAAAAAGCTTCTCAATAAACTTGACTATTTAAACACTAAAGTAGCAAACCCTGTAAATCTTGAAGAAATCAAAAAAGCAATATATTACGCTCGTAAATATCACGGCTCTCAAATGCGTAAGTCAGGCGATCCATATTATTCCCATCCAATTGAAGTAGCGATTATGGTGGCAGAGTTTACGGCAATGGAAGTACCTAAACTTTATACATCTGTAATGATGCAAGCAGCACTACTACATGATACTATCGAAGATACGGCATTAACCGAAGAAATGATTACTGAAATCTTCGGAGAAGAAGTTGCAAAACACGTTGAAGGCTTAACCCGCATTAAACCTTATGGAAAAATTACTGCTGAAGAAAGTCTAAATTTGCTAGCTAAACAAAAAAGATATGACACAGCATTAATAAAACTTTTCGATCGTATTCATAACGTGCAAACACTAGGAGTAAAATCACCTGAAAAGGCACAAAAGATAATAGAAGAAACTATAACGGATTTTTTAGTTGTTGCTGCTCATTTAGAAGTACTGAGCATTGAAAATAAACTATATAATGTATGTTATAACTTTATTCAAAATAATAATATCATTTCTAAGCTTGATAATAATTATCTCTTGTCTAAATTTTCGAAGTGA
- a CDS encoding tetratricopeptide repeat protein encodes MKKFLLLFIISIIPLNLFAQAKVNNIVAPVSYFINHVQPLNQIKTNLEKYRQTSIVGVSGMGKTQLARMYAYGNKDNYNLIWFIDSNLNINDELLKLAKAINKAEEKTVIAEEAANVKKELMEYLGQSDKWLLVFDNLKVGENKKVQDFINWEHNGNIIFCSQDSDMMPYIVKAVPFEKPETIKLANNILLDKDNNLVEFLVQEFKGYPVLIVQGAQILNNVPGLDKEKYKHQIQKSNDKIDYNISLVIKQLSSSAKQLLSKIALLNNQSFSKDFLGIITDNKDNLNDDIFELSKFALITNIDAREDNPVFEMHDVIAQKILEKNGANNSKYLEEAVTKFINGTPKSVIKAFLYRNAKTVPDNIEVMTQNAEKYNISTYKLLELKLKQIVQCDNSYDLAGGKKLVDWFDTNDRDGKYKLWLMNNEEKRVYAEYLNLIGWYYLKASNYKMSIEYFKKANKIFEDVKGYEEMKANVISGLTNTYIVIGDIQNAQENIKILEQKLADSSDRTSIYANKARLLYVEGKYPEALEQINQSIQAAISSGLDPNALFLTGDYLVKSGVLSKLGKYQEALNQVEQVYNMQKRVKKETNIIFGRIFTQKAIALFGLGEKDKALEYADKAIEIFKNNDKSFMSRRIPDVFNPAIAITCTIRGDILFASDKLEEALDSYMDARGIYFNVYRKNYKNVAQVSEVNLKGAKVACKRKDTLNYKFFAKPQIIDFGAEHPDSIEMLEYCKTYGMGLISNKAYINKSNN; translated from the coding sequence ATGAAAAAATTTTTATTATTATTCATAATATCTATTATCCCTTTAAATTTATTCGCTCAAGCCAAAGTAAATAATATAGTTGCACCAGTCAGCTATTTTATAAATCACGTTCAGCCACTAAATCAAATAAAGACTAATTTAGAAAAATACAGGCAAACAAGTATTGTAGGTGTTAGCGGGATGGGTAAAACTCAGTTAGCTAGAATGTATGCTTATGGAAATAAAGATAATTATAATTTAATTTGGTTTATTGATAGCAATTTAAATATTAACGATGAACTTTTAAAGCTAGCAAAAGCTATTAACAAAGCTGAAGAGAAAACTGTAATTGCAGAAGAGGCAGCTAATGTAAAAAAAGAGTTAATGGAATATTTAGGGCAGAGTGATAAATGGTTATTAGTATTTGATAATTTAAAAGTAGGTGAGAATAAAAAAGTACAAGATTTTATTAACTGGGAGCATAACGGCAATATTATATTTTGCTCGCAAGATAGCGATATGATGCCTTATATAGTAAAAGCTGTACCATTTGAAAAGCCCGAAACTATCAAGCTTGCCAATAATATTTTATTGGATAAAGATAATAATTTAGTAGAATTTTTGGTACAAGAGTTTAAAGGTTATCCAGTATTGATAGTACAAGGAGCACAAATATTAAACAATGTTCCAGGATTAGATAAAGAAAAATATAAACATCAAATACAAAAATCTAACGATAAAATAGATTATAATATATCGCTGGTGATTAAGCAATTAAGTTCTAGTGCAAAACAACTTCTAAGTAAAATAGCATTACTCAATAATCAAAGTTTTTCCAAAGATTTTCTTGGGATTATTACCGATAATAAAGATAATCTTAATGATGATATTTTCGAGTTATCAAAATTTGCTTTAATAACAAATATAGATGCTAGAGAAGATAATCCTGTTTTTGAAATGCATGATGTTATTGCACAGAAAATATTAGAAAAAAATGGTGCAAATAATAGTAAGTATCTAGAAGAAGCGGTTACTAAATTTATTAATGGTACACCAAAAAGTGTAATAAAAGCGTTTTTATATAGGAACGCTAAAACAGTACCTGACAATATCGAGGTAATGACGCAGAATGCTGAAAAATATAATATAAGTACTTATAAATTATTAGAGTTAAAGCTAAAGCAGATAGTGCAGTGTGATAATTCTTATGATTTAGCAGGTGGAAAGAAATTAGTTGATTGGTTTGATACAAACGATAGAGATGGGAAATATAAATTATGGTTAATGAATAATGAAGAAAAGCGGGTATATGCTGAATATTTAAACTTAATAGGATGGTATTACTTAAAAGCTTCTAATTACAAGATGTCTATAGAATATTTTAAAAAAGCTAACAAGATATTTGAAGATGTCAAAGGATATGAAGAAATGAAAGCTAATGTAATATCTGGTTTGACTAATACATATATTGTAATAGGAGATATTCAAAATGCACAAGAAAATATCAAAATTTTAGAGCAAAAATTAGCTGATAGCTCTGATCGAACATCAATATATGCTAACAAAGCAAGATTACTTTATGTAGAGGGAAAATATCCTGAAGCATTAGAACAGATCAATCAATCTATTCAAGCTGCTATTTCAAGTGGATTAGATCCAAATGCATTATTTTTAACAGGTGATTATTTAGTTAAATCTGGAGTATTAAGTAAACTTGGTAAATACCAAGAAGCTCTTAATCAAGTAGAACAAGTATATAACATGCAAAAGCGTGTAAAAAAGGAAACTAATATAATATTTGGTAGAATATTTACTCAAAAAGCAATAGCATTATTCGGTTTAGGTGAAAAAGATAAAGCTTTAGAATATGCAGATAAAGCAATAGAGATTTTTAAGAATAATGATAAAAGCTTTATGAGTAGAAGAATACCTGATGTATTCAACCCTGCAATAGCTATTACATGCACAATAAGAGGGGATATATTATTTGCGAGTGATAAGCTTGAGGAAGCTTTAGATAGCTATATGGACGCACGAGGTATATATTTTAACGTTTACAGAAAAAATTATAAGAACGTAGCACAGGTAAGTGAGGTAAATCTTAAAGGAGCAAAGGTTGCATGCAAAAGAAAAGACACGCTTAACTATAAGTTTTTTGCTAAACCACAAATTATAGATTTTGGAGCGGAGCATCCTGATTCAATTGAAATGCTTGAATATTGTAAAACTTATGGTATGGGTTTAATTAGTAACAAAGCTTATATAAATAAATCTAATAACTAA
- a CDS encoding Bro-N domain-containing protein, with the protein MNNNDELNKLVIFKDKNIRRILYNNEWWFSVIDVVGALTDSANPRDYWSKIKTRVSSEDRVELSTICLQLKLKAPDGKMRLTDCVNTESLLRIIQSRKNNKKCYKLAFFNWIASSITS; encoded by the coding sequence ATGAATAATAACGATGAACTTAATAAATTAGTGATTTTTAAAGATAAAAATATTAGAAGAATTTTATATAATAACGAATGGTGGTTTTCTGTAATTGATGTAGTAGGAGCATTAACTGATAGTGCAAACCCACGAGATTATTGGTCTAAGATAAAAACTCGAGTTAGCAGTGAAGATAGGGTTGAACTGTCGACAATTTGTCTACAGTTAAAATTAAAAGCACCTGATGGTAAGATGAGACTAACAGACTGTGTAAATACCGAATCATTGCTGCGTATTATACAATCCAGAAAAAATAATAAAAAATGCTATAAGTTAGCATTTTTTAACTGGATTGCTTCGTCAATTACTTCGTAA
- a CDS encoding helix-turn-helix transcriptional regulator has product MSNLKTKINELMAQRKMSAKDIENLTGLSRNTVNSIIFGSSKNPGIYTIKQLANALNVKVESLISDNKETQIDILNPEQIKLFGEVVSLTTNIISDKNIDFSMHKITSIIQEVYQCALKGKSEEVQKHLAEYLMDMHIDSTNKI; this is encoded by the coding sequence ATGTCAAATTTAAAAACCAAAATTAATGAGTTAATGGCTCAAAGAAAAATGAGTGCTAAAGATATTGAAAATTTAACAGGACTAAGTAGAAATACTGTTAATAGTATAATATTTGGTAGCTCTAAAAACCCTGGCATTTATACTATTAAGCAATTAGCAAATGCTTTGAATGTTAAGGTAGAATCCTTAATTTCTGATAATAAAGAAACTCAAATTGATATTTTAAATCCAGAACAAATAAAATTATTTGGCGAAGTTGTAAGCCTTACTACAAATATTATTTCCGACAAAAATATTGATTTTTCTATGCATAAAATTACTTCTATTATACAAGAAGTATATCAATGTGCTTTAAAAGGTAAGTCAGAAGAAGTACAAAAACATTTAGCAGAATATTTAATGGATATGCATATAGACTCTACAAACAAAATTTAA
- a CDS encoding twin transmembrane helix small protein, whose protein sequence is MIWLLIALCLTGLVLIIGVVSMAIGGKFDKKFSSKLMTMRVFFQAVAVLLLFIIYFYKVNP, encoded by the coding sequence ATGATATGGTTGTTAATAGCACTTTGTTTAACCGGCTTAGTTTTGATTATAGGGGTAGTATCGATGGCTATTGGTGGTAAATTTGATAAAAAATTTAGCTCAAAGCTTATGACTATGAGAGTTTTTTTTCAGGCAGTTGCGGTATTACTGTTATTTATAATATATTTTTATAAAGTTAATCCATAA
- the iscX gene encoding Fe-S cluster assembly protein IscX, producing the protein MHWDDIEEIAEHLEDNYSDDYRPNMAQTLLKEMITSLEDFEDQEVEVSKERLEEILAEWKKIRGEMQENE; encoded by the coding sequence ATGCATTGGGATGATATCGAGGAAATTGCCGAACATCTTGAAGATAATTACAGCGATGACTATAGACCGAATATGGCACAAACCTTACTAAAAGAAATGATTACTTCTCTAGAGGATTTCGAAGATCAAGAAGTAGAAGTTTCAAAAGAAAGATTAGAAGAAATTTTAGCAGAATGGAAAAAAATAAGGGGAGAGATGCAAGAAAACGAGTAA
- the def gene encoding peptide deformylase — protein MSILPIVTAPDERLKQKSQAVPEVNNQIQKFMDDMVETMYHEDGGGLAAVQVGVLKRIMVIDIKDHDPIKRPKDFYPLFIVNPEIIEKSGELVIANEGCISIPEQRYEIARSESIKIRYLDYHNKPQELEANDWLARVIQHEYDHLEGKLMIDYLSSMKRDVALRKLKKLKKDIV, from the coding sequence ATGTCAATACTGCCTATCGTTACAGCACCTGATGAAAGGTTAAAACAAAAATCTCAAGCCGTTCCAGAGGTTAATAACCAAATCCAAAAATTTATGGATGATATGGTCGAGACTATGTACCATGAAGATGGGGGAGGGCTTGCTGCTGTGCAGGTTGGGGTATTAAAACGCATCATGGTAATTGATATAAAAGATCATGATCCGATTAAAAGACCAAAAGATTTCTATCCATTATTTATTGTAAATCCTGAAATAATAGAAAAATCAGGAGAGCTTGTTATAGCTAATGAAGGATGTATCTCAATACCTGAACAACGTTATGAGATAGCAAGATCGGAGTCTATAAAAATCAGATATTTAGATTATCATAACAAACCGCAAGAGCTTGAAGCTAATGATTGGCTTGCAAGAGTAATTCAACATGAGTATGATCATTTGGAAGGAAAGCTAATGATCGATTATTTAAGTAGTATGAAACGTGATGTAGCTCTTCGTAAGCTTAAAAAACTCAAAAAAGACATAGTGTGA
- the fmt gene encoding methionyl-tRNA formyltransferase, with the protein MKIIFMGTPEFAVPALTKLINSNHKVVAAFTQPPKAKGRGLNETKSPIHQLADEAQIPVYTLSTLRNEEAANLINSIDADIIVVIAYGFIIPQNILDAKKYGCLNIHPSDLPRHRGAAPLQRTIIEGDKTSSVCIMQMDAGLDTGDILMKEDFELEDRITLQELHDKCANLGAELLIKTLANIDKIVPKPQSNEGVTYARKLTKEEGRVNWQDSAYAINCKVRGMNPWPGVYFKYNDKTIKILEAEYSDEKHNFTPGTIINKNLEIACGKGILMIKKLQQEGKKVLNTEEFLRGVKTPIINKVQ; encoded by the coding sequence GTGAAGATAATATTCATGGGGACGCCTGAGTTCGCTGTTCCTGCTCTTACCAAATTAATAAATTCAAATCATAAAGTTGTTGCAGCTTTTACGCAACCACCTAAAGCTAAGGGTAGGGGGCTTAATGAAACTAAATCCCCTATACATCAATTAGCTGATGAGGCTCAAATCCCTGTCTATACTCTTTCTACTTTACGAAATGAAGAAGCTGCAAACTTAATTAATAGTATCGATGCTGATATAATAGTCGTTATTGCATACGGTTTTATCATTCCGCAAAACATTTTAGATGCTAAGAAATATGGTTGCCTTAATATTCATCCGTCTGATTTACCTCGTCATAGAGGAGCAGCTCCTTTACAGCGTACTATTATAGAGGGCGATAAAACAAGCAGTGTATGTATTATGCAGATGGATGCAGGGCTTGATACAGGTGATATATTGATGAAAGAGGATTTTGAGTTAGAAGATAGGATAACTTTACAAGAGCTTCATGATAAATGTGCTAATTTGGGTGCAGAACTGTTAATTAAAACGCTTGCAAATATCGATAAGATAGTGCCGAAACCCCAATCTAATGAGGGTGTTACTTACGCTCGTAAATTAACTAAAGAAGAGGGTAGAGTTAATTGGCAAGATTCTGCCTATGCTATTAATTGCAAAGTTCGAGGTATGAATCCATGGCCAGGAGTATATTTTAAATATAATGATAAAACGATCAAAATTCTTGAAGCAGAATATTCAGATGAAAAACATAATTTTACCCCGGGGACAATTATTAACAAAAATTTAGAAATAGCTTGTGGAAAAGGAATATTAATGATAAAAAAACTTCAACAAGAGGGTAAAAAAGTCTTAAATACTGAAGAATTTTTAAGAGGAGTTAAAACCCCTATCATTAATAAAGTACAATAA